One Hippocampus zosterae strain Florida chromosome 21, ASM2543408v3, whole genome shotgun sequence genomic region harbors:
- the cacna2d4a gene encoding voltage-dependent calcium channel subunit alpha-2/delta-4 isoform X1 codes for MEANAGDVGQRLRLTMLPWIILCCSLWLTVDGQMKISPEIVQKWAESFGKEIASLSAKYSGAELLQKKYKDVEGALKMEEVDGEELVKTFAEEMEKMLGRKMKSVKRLAEAAEDADLYHEYNDTLEFEYYNSMLINTVDEDGNPLPLGGDFPLEKNEHFSKLPVNTQQSNIQVPTNVYNRDTDILNGAYMSEALNDVFMDNFQKDPTLTWQYFGSSSGFFRLYPGIQWTPDENGVVTFDCRNRNWYIQAATSPKDVVIVVDVSGSMKGLRLTIAKHTVNTILDTLGENDFVNIIAYSDYVRYLEPCFKGILVQADLDNREHFKLLMDGLHVKGEGKVKKAMKESFKILNEAAAVGQGSLCNQAIMLITDGAMEDFQDVFEEFNWPERRVRVFTYLIGREMTFAENVKWIACNNKGYYTHISTLADVQENVMEYLHVLSRPMVINHDHDIIWTEAYMDSVLFNSQAQSLLLMTSVAMPVFSKKKETLSHGILLGVVGTDVALKELMRLAPRYKLGVHGYAYLITNNGYILSHPDLRPLYKEGKKLKPKPNYNSVDLSEVEWEDTEEKLRTAMVKGETGTLSLDSRTSVDKGKRVMFLKNDYFFTSINETPFSLGIVLTRGHGQYIFIGNVSVEEGLHDLLAPDLTIASEWTYCETDIDPAHRKLSQLQAVVRYLTGKEPDLECDVQLIQQTLFDAVVTAPMEAYWTALMLNPSGMDDGIETAFLGTRSGLMRFQRYTGIEKRVGMSFLTSTDKENIFTLDHFPLWFRRAAEYPAGKFLYYMPRQDTRAGRIVIATTAVTVTVGKKTAIAGAIGVQMTLEVMESRFWAIASQPNDTDCSDAEGICPLRCDSFDMECYVMDNNGFVLISKQRADAGRFFGEVDGSVMATLIRMGMFKRVSLFDYQAMCKMNAHSTSSARPLLSSFYALASALKWFLSNLLV; via the exons ATGGAGGCAAACGCCGGCGATGTCGGACAGCGGCTGAGGCTGACGATGCTCCCGTGGATTATCCTGTGCTGCTCGCTGTGGCTGACGGTCGACGGCCAGATGAAGATCTCGCCGGAGAT CGTGCAGAAGTGGGCCGAATCATTCGGCAAAGAGATTGCGTCCCTCTCCGCCAAATACTCCGGAGCGGAATTACTGCAAAAA AAATATAAGGACGTGGAGGGCGCGTTGAAGATGGAGGAGGTCGACGGCGAGGAGCTGGTCAAGACGTTTGCGGAGGAGATGGAGAAGATGCTTGGGAGGAAGATGAAATCCGTGAAG AGGTTAGCGGAAGCGGCCGAGGATGCTGATCTTTATCACGAGTACAACGACACACTGGAG TTTGAATACTACAACTCGATGCTGATCAACACGGTGGACGAGGACGGCAACCCGCTGCCGCTCGGAGGGGACTTCCCGCTGGAGAAGAACGAACACTTCAGCAAACTGCCCGTCAACACGCAGCAGAGTAACATCCAAGTGCCCACCAACGTCTACAACAGAG aTACAGATATCCTCAACGGCGCATACATGTCGGAGGCGCTCAACGACGTCTTCATGGACAACTTCCAGAAGGACCCGACCCTCACCTGGCAGTACTTTGGCAGCTCCTCGGGTTTCTTCAGACTGTACCCGG GGATCCAGTGGACCCCGGACGAGAACGGGGTCGTCACGTTCGATTGCAGGAACAGGAACTG GTATATCCAAGCGGCCACCTCCCCGAAAGACGTCGTCATTGTGGTGGACGTGAGCGGCAGCATGAAGGGGCTCCGGCTCACCATCGCCAAGCACACCGTCAACACAATCCTGGACACGCTGGGAGAGAATGACTTTGTCAACATCATCGCT TACAGCGACTACGTTCGATACTTGGAACCCTGTTTCAAGGGAATTCTGGTCCAAGCCGATCTGGATAACAGAGAG CACTTCAAACTCCTGATGGACGGGCTGCACGTCAAAGGAGAAGGCAAAGTGAAGAAAGCGATGAAAGAGTCGTTCAAGATCCTCAACGAG GCTGCGGCGGTGGGTCAGGGCAGTCTGTGCAACCAGGCCATCATGCTGATTACAGACGGCGCTATGGAGGACTTCCAGGATGTTTTTGAAGAGTTCAACTGGCCGGAAAGGCGG GTTCGAGTCTTCACATATCTCATCGGACGTGAAATGACATttgctgaaaatgtcaaatggatTGCCTGCAATAATAAGG GCTATTACACACATATTTCCACACTGGCTGACGTCCAAGAAAACGTCATGGAGTACCTGCACGTTCTCAGCCGACCCATGGTCATCAACCATGACCATGACATCATCTGGACGGAAGCCTACATGGACAGTGTG CTGTTCAACAGTCAAGCCCAGAGTTTGCTTCTGATGACGTCAGTTGCAATGCCCGTTTTCAGCAAGAAAAAAGAGACG ctgtCTCATGGAATTTTGCTTGGCGTTGTCGGAACCGACGTGGCCCTGAAAGAATTGATGAGATTAGCTCCAAGATACAAG CTGGGTGTCCACGGTTATGCCTACCTCATCACAAACAACGGCTACATTTTGTCTCATCCGGATCTCCGTcctctg TACAAGGAAGGGAAAAAGCTGAAGCCCAAACCCAATTACAACAGCGTCGACTTGTCCGAGGTGGAATGGGAAGACACTGAGGAGAAG CTCAGGACGGCCATGGTCAAAGGAGAAACCGGTACCTTGTCCTTAGATTCGAGGACCTCAGTGGATAAGGGA AAACGAGTGATGTTCCTCAAGAATGATTACTTCTTCACCAGCATCAACGAGACaccttttag TCTTGGTATAGTGCTGACAAGAGGACATGGGCAGTATATATTCATTGGAAATGTCTCTGTTGAAGAAG GCCTTCATGATTTGTTGGCTCCCGATTTGACCATAGCCAGTGAATG GACCTACTGCGAGACCGACATCGACCCAGCGCATCGTAAACTGAGCCAGCTCCAGGCCGTGGTTCGGTACCTGACAGGCAAAGAACCGGATCTTGAAT GTGACGTGCAGCTCATACAGCAAACCCTGTTTGACGCCGTGGTGACGGCTCCCATGGAAGCTTACTGGACTGCCCTTATGCTCAACCCATCTGG TATGGATGATGGCATAGAAACGGCTTTCCTGGGCACGCGCTCCGGCCTGATGAGATTCCAGCGTTACACTGGCATCGAAAAACGAGTTGGCAT GTCGTTCCTGACATCCACGGACAAGGAGAACATTTTCACCCTGGACCACTTCCCACTGTGGTTCCGCAGGGCGGCCGAGTACCCTGCCGGAAAGTTCCTCTACTACATGCCCCGACAGGATACCAGAG CCGGGAGGATTGTGATCGCGACCACCGCCGTCACTGTGACCGTGGGCAAGAAGACCGCCATCGCCGGAG CTATTGGCGTCCAGATGACTCTGGAGGTGATGGAATCCAGATTTTGGGCCATCGCATCACAG CCAAACGACACCGAT TGCTCGGACGCCGAGGGAATTTGTCCCCTTCGCTGCGACAGCTTC GATATGGAGTGCTACGTGATGGACAATAACGGCTTCGTCCTCATTTCCAAACAGCGCGCTGAC GCCGGGAGGTTCTTCGGCGAGGTCGACGGCTCCGTCATGGCGACGCTGATCCGAATGGGCATGTTCAAAAG GGTGTCTCTGTTTGACTACCAGGCGATGTGTAAGATGAACGCGCACTCCACCAGCAGCGCACGGCCACTTCTCAGC TCGTTCTACGCCTTGGCGTCCGCCCTCAAGTGGTTCCTTTCCAACCTCCTGGTGTAA
- the lrtm2a gene encoding leucine-rich repeat and transmembrane domain-containing protein 2 isoform X2 — protein MAACRLPPPLRKACVMLPHGHSPGGAELPPSVPVFLCLLVALLQPACPCPPPCLCPSDSLLVDCGGRGLSSPPALHFLPAGSRSLLLANNQLATLGASDFANHSSLEELDLSNNYLDNLPAGLFRDMSNLSKLSLRNNSLTGMDRDLFQGLGGLQSLDLSLNGLASVPLGVLDELHGLRWLSLAGNRLRGLERAAFEPLARLQHLELGHNPWECDCNLREFKHWMEWLLYRGGKVDAVECTLPKDLRGRDIRGVPVEMFNYCLQLEDENGGGGADGSRRGPPCGRGGAVDPSGAPSISGGDDSPSRGGGAGGGDAPADCVRARYRPASVRRAIGTVVIAGVVCGIVCIMMVVAAAYGCIYASLMAKYQRELKKRQPLMGDSEADADDREEKQISSVA, from the exons ATGGCAGCTTGCCGCCTCCCGCCGCCGCTGAGGAAGGCGTGCGTCATGCTGCCCCACGGCCACTCCCCAGGGGGCGCCGAGCTGCCCCCATCCGTACCCG TTTTCCTCTGCCTGCTGGTGGCGCTGCTCCAGCCGGCTTGTCCCTGCCCCCCGCCCTGTCTCTGCCCCTCGGACAGCCTGCTGGTGGACTGCGGGGGCCGGGGCCTTTCCTCACCGCCCGCCCTGCACTTCCTGCCGGCGGGGAGTCGCTCCCTCCTTCTGGCCAACAACCAACTGGCCACGCTGGGCGCGTCGGACTTTGCTAACCACTCCTCTCTGGAG GAGCTGGATCTTTCCAACAACTACCTGGACAATTTGCCGGCCGGATTATTCCGCGACATGAGCAATCTGAGCAAACTGAGCCTGCGCAACAACTCTCTGACAGGAATGGACAGAGATCTCTTTCAG GGTTTGGGGGGTCTCCAGAGTCTCGATCTTTCACTCAACGGCCTGGCGTCGGTTCCTTTGGGGGTCTTGGACGAGCTCCATGGTCTCAG GTGGCTGTCCCTGGCCGGTAATCGTCTTCGCGGCTTGGAGAGGGCGGCGTTCGAGCCCCTCGCCCGCCTGCAGCACCTGGAGCTGGGACACAACCCCTGGGAATGCGATTGCAACCTACGGGAGTTCAAACACTGGATGGAGTGGCTACTGTACCGAG GCGGAAAGGTGGATGCGGTGGAGTGCACGCTCCCCAAAGACCTGCGGGGGCGAGACATCCGCGGCGTTCCCGTGGAGATGTTCAACTACTGCCTCCAGCTGGAAGACGAGAACGGCGGAGGCGGAGCCGACGGATCCCGAAGAGGTCCTCCCTGCGGCAGGGGCGGCGCCGTCGACCCCAGCGGGGCGCCGTCGATTTCCGGCGGCGATGACTCGCCTTCGCGAGGGGGCGGGGCCGGCGGCGGAGACGCCCCGGCCGATTGCGTGCGCGCTCGCTACCGTCCCGCCAGCGTGCGGCGGGCCATCGGCACGGTGGTGATCGCCGGCGTGGTGTGCGGGATCGTCTGCATCATGATGGTGGTGGCGGCCGCGTACGGTTGCATCTACGCCTCGCTGATGGCCAAGTACCAGCGAGAGCTGAAGAAGAGGCAGCCGCTCATGGGAGACAGCGAGGCGGACGCGGACGATCGCGAGGAGAAACAGATCTCGTCGGTGGCGTAG
- the cacna2d4a gene encoding voltage-dependent calcium channel subunit alpha-2/delta-4 isoform X2, with translation MEANAGDVGQRLRLTMLPWIILCCSLWLTVDGQMKISPEIVQKWAESFGKEIASLSAKYSGAELLQKKYKDVEGALKMEEVDGEELVKTFAEEMEKMLGRKMKSVKRLAEAAEDADLYHEYNDTLEFEYYNSMLINTVDEDGNPLPLGGDFPLEKNEHFSKLPVNTQQSNIQVPTNVYNRDTDILNGAYMSEALNDVFMDNFQKDPTLTWQYFGSSSGFFRLYPGIQWTPDENGVVTFDCRNRNWYIQAATSPKDVVIVVDVSGSMKGLRLTIAKHTVNTILDTLGENDFVNIIAYSDYVRYLEPCFKGILVQADLDNREHFKLLMDGLHVKGEGKVKKAMKESFKILNEAAAVGQGSLCNQAIMLITDGAMEDFQDVFEEFNWPERRVRVFTYLIGREMTFAENVKWIACNNKGYYTHISTLADVQENVMEYLHVLSRPMVINHDHDIIWTEAYMDSVLFNSQAQSLLLMTSVAMPVFSKKKETLSHGILLGVVGTDVALKELMRLAPRYKLGVHGYAYLITNNGYILSHPDLRPLYKEGKKLKPKPNYNSVDLSEVEWEDTEEKLRTAMVKGETGTLSLDSRTSVDKGKRVMFLKNDYFFTSINETPFSLGIVLTRGHGQYIFIGNVSVEEGLHDLLAPDLTIASEWTYCETDIDPAHRKLSQLQAVVRYLTGKEPDLECDVQLIQQTLFDAVVTAPMEAYWTALMLNPSGMDDGIETAFLGTRSGLMRFQRYTGIEKRVGMSFLTSTDKENIFTLDHFPLWFRRAAEYPAGKFLYYMPRQDTRDVFRDYEADYSAALSAEEEEQQAEQGGGIQGEEEAGRIVIATTAVTVTVGKKTAIAGAIGVQMTLEVMESRFWAIASQPNDTDCSDAEGICPLRCDSFDMECYVMDNNGFVLISKQRADAGRFFGEVDGSVMATLIRMGMFKRVSLFDYQAMCKMNAHSTSSARPLLSSFYALASALKWFLSNLLVFLLEFNVCGFWHTEHFADASVHKKKGDILQPCDTEYPSFAYEPSVKETNSIIKCGRCQKMFVVQQIPQSNLLMLVVQADCDCSRQYSPITMEPKEVKYNSSVKCERMRSQKIRRRPESCHAYHPQENANDCGGASAASLSAFLFLVCPSIASFLS, from the exons ATGGAGGCAAACGCCGGCGATGTCGGACAGCGGCTGAGGCTGACGATGCTCCCGTGGATTATCCTGTGCTGCTCGCTGTGGCTGACGGTCGACGGCCAGATGAAGATCTCGCCGGAGAT CGTGCAGAAGTGGGCCGAATCATTCGGCAAAGAGATTGCGTCCCTCTCCGCCAAATACTCCGGAGCGGAATTACTGCAAAAA AAATATAAGGACGTGGAGGGCGCGTTGAAGATGGAGGAGGTCGACGGCGAGGAGCTGGTCAAGACGTTTGCGGAGGAGATGGAGAAGATGCTTGGGAGGAAGATGAAATCCGTGAAG AGGTTAGCGGAAGCGGCCGAGGATGCTGATCTTTATCACGAGTACAACGACACACTGGAG TTTGAATACTACAACTCGATGCTGATCAACACGGTGGACGAGGACGGCAACCCGCTGCCGCTCGGAGGGGACTTCCCGCTGGAGAAGAACGAACACTTCAGCAAACTGCCCGTCAACACGCAGCAGAGTAACATCCAAGTGCCCACCAACGTCTACAACAGAG aTACAGATATCCTCAACGGCGCATACATGTCGGAGGCGCTCAACGACGTCTTCATGGACAACTTCCAGAAGGACCCGACCCTCACCTGGCAGTACTTTGGCAGCTCCTCGGGTTTCTTCAGACTGTACCCGG GGATCCAGTGGACCCCGGACGAGAACGGGGTCGTCACGTTCGATTGCAGGAACAGGAACTG GTATATCCAAGCGGCCACCTCCCCGAAAGACGTCGTCATTGTGGTGGACGTGAGCGGCAGCATGAAGGGGCTCCGGCTCACCATCGCCAAGCACACCGTCAACACAATCCTGGACACGCTGGGAGAGAATGACTTTGTCAACATCATCGCT TACAGCGACTACGTTCGATACTTGGAACCCTGTTTCAAGGGAATTCTGGTCCAAGCCGATCTGGATAACAGAGAG CACTTCAAACTCCTGATGGACGGGCTGCACGTCAAAGGAGAAGGCAAAGTGAAGAAAGCGATGAAAGAGTCGTTCAAGATCCTCAACGAG GCTGCGGCGGTGGGTCAGGGCAGTCTGTGCAACCAGGCCATCATGCTGATTACAGACGGCGCTATGGAGGACTTCCAGGATGTTTTTGAAGAGTTCAACTGGCCGGAAAGGCGG GTTCGAGTCTTCACATATCTCATCGGACGTGAAATGACATttgctgaaaatgtcaaatggatTGCCTGCAATAATAAGG GCTATTACACACATATTTCCACACTGGCTGACGTCCAAGAAAACGTCATGGAGTACCTGCACGTTCTCAGCCGACCCATGGTCATCAACCATGACCATGACATCATCTGGACGGAAGCCTACATGGACAGTGTG CTGTTCAACAGTCAAGCCCAGAGTTTGCTTCTGATGACGTCAGTTGCAATGCCCGTTTTCAGCAAGAAAAAAGAGACG ctgtCTCATGGAATTTTGCTTGGCGTTGTCGGAACCGACGTGGCCCTGAAAGAATTGATGAGATTAGCTCCAAGATACAAG CTGGGTGTCCACGGTTATGCCTACCTCATCACAAACAACGGCTACATTTTGTCTCATCCGGATCTCCGTcctctg TACAAGGAAGGGAAAAAGCTGAAGCCCAAACCCAATTACAACAGCGTCGACTTGTCCGAGGTGGAATGGGAAGACACTGAGGAGAAG CTCAGGACGGCCATGGTCAAAGGAGAAACCGGTACCTTGTCCTTAGATTCGAGGACCTCAGTGGATAAGGGA AAACGAGTGATGTTCCTCAAGAATGATTACTTCTTCACCAGCATCAACGAGACaccttttag TCTTGGTATAGTGCTGACAAGAGGACATGGGCAGTATATATTCATTGGAAATGTCTCTGTTGAAGAAG GCCTTCATGATTTGTTGGCTCCCGATTTGACCATAGCCAGTGAATG GACCTACTGCGAGACCGACATCGACCCAGCGCATCGTAAACTGAGCCAGCTCCAGGCCGTGGTTCGGTACCTGACAGGCAAAGAACCGGATCTTGAAT GTGACGTGCAGCTCATACAGCAAACCCTGTTTGACGCCGTGGTGACGGCTCCCATGGAAGCTTACTGGACTGCCCTTATGCTCAACCCATCTGG TATGGATGATGGCATAGAAACGGCTTTCCTGGGCACGCGCTCCGGCCTGATGAGATTCCAGCGTTACACTGGCATCGAAAAACGAGTTGGCAT GTCGTTCCTGACATCCACGGACAAGGAGAACATTTTCACCCTGGACCACTTCCCACTGTGGTTCCGCAGGGCGGCCGAGTACCCTGCCGGAAAGTTCCTCTACTACATGCCCCGACAGGATACCAGAG ATGTGTTTAGGGACTATGAGGCGGACTATAGCGCCGCCTTGagcgcagaggaggaggagcagcaagCGGAGCAGGGAGGGGGAAtacagggggaggaggagg CCGGGAGGATTGTGATCGCGACCACCGCCGTCACTGTGACCGTGGGCAAGAAGACCGCCATCGCCGGAG CTATTGGCGTCCAGATGACTCTGGAGGTGATGGAATCCAGATTTTGGGCCATCGCATCACAG CCAAACGACACCGAT TGCTCGGACGCCGAGGGAATTTGTCCCCTTCGCTGCGACAGCTTC GATATGGAGTGCTACGTGATGGACAATAACGGCTTCGTCCTCATTTCCAAACAGCGCGCTGAC GCCGGGAGGTTCTTCGGCGAGGTCGACGGCTCCGTCATGGCGACGCTGATCCGAATGGGCATGTTCAAAAG GGTGTCTCTGTTTGACTACCAGGCGATGTGTAAGATGAACGCGCACTCCACCAGCAGCGCACGGCCACTTCTCAGC TCGTTCTACGCCTTGGCGTCCGCCCTCAAGTGGTTCCTTTCCAACCTCCTGGT GTTTCTCCTTGAGTTTAACGTCTGTGGATTCTGGCACACGGAGCACTTTGCAGATG cGTCCGTGCACAAGAAAAAAGGGGACATCCTGCAGCCGTGCGACACCGAGTACCCCAGCTTCGCCTACGAGCCGTCGGTCAAAGAGACCAACAGCATCATCAAGTGCGGACGCTGCCAGAA GATGTTTGTGGTGCAGCAGATCCCGCAAAGCAACCTGCTGATGTTGGTGGTCCAGGCCGACTGCGACTGCTCCAGACAATACTCGCCCATCACCATGGAGCCCAAAGAAGTCAAAT ATAACTCCTCAGTGAAGTGCGAGCGGATGCGTTCTCAGAAGATCCGCAGACGCCCCGAATCGTGCCACGCTTACCATccccag GAGAATGCAAACGACTGTGGTGGCGCATCCGCCGCATCTCTCTCTGCCTTCCTCTTCCTCGTTTGTCCTTCCATCGCCTCATTTCTCTCCTGA
- the lrtm2a gene encoding leucine-rich repeat and transmembrane domain-containing protein 2 isoform X1: MNVELAVVSSGSRLSIHYLSFFVRVYAFFAVAALVEAAGMAACRLPPPLRKACVMLPHGHSPGGAELPPSVPVFLCLLVALLQPACPCPPPCLCPSDSLLVDCGGRGLSSPPALHFLPAGSRSLLLANNQLATLGASDFANHSSLEELDLSNNYLDNLPAGLFRDMSNLSKLSLRNNSLTGMDRDLFQGLGGLQSLDLSLNGLASVPLGVLDELHGLRWLSLAGNRLRGLERAAFEPLARLQHLELGHNPWECDCNLREFKHWMEWLLYRGGKVDAVECTLPKDLRGRDIRGVPVEMFNYCLQLEDENGGGGADGSRRGPPCGRGGAVDPSGAPSISGGDDSPSRGGGAGGGDAPADCVRARYRPASVRRAIGTVVIAGVVCGIVCIMMVVAAAYGCIYASLMAKYQRELKKRQPLMGDSEADADDREEKQISSVA, translated from the exons ATGAATGTCGAGCTAGCCGTCGTCAGTTCGGGTTCGAGGCTGTCAATACATTATTTGTCTTTCTTCGTGCGTGTTTACGCTTTTTTTGCAGTCGCCGCCCTTGTGGAGGCTGCGGGTATGGCAGCTTGCCGCCTCCCGCCGCCGCTGAGGAAGGCGTGCGTCATGCTGCCCCACGGCCACTCCCCAGGGGGCGCCGAGCTGCCCCCATCCGTACCCG TTTTCCTCTGCCTGCTGGTGGCGCTGCTCCAGCCGGCTTGTCCCTGCCCCCCGCCCTGTCTCTGCCCCTCGGACAGCCTGCTGGTGGACTGCGGGGGCCGGGGCCTTTCCTCACCGCCCGCCCTGCACTTCCTGCCGGCGGGGAGTCGCTCCCTCCTTCTGGCCAACAACCAACTGGCCACGCTGGGCGCGTCGGACTTTGCTAACCACTCCTCTCTGGAG GAGCTGGATCTTTCCAACAACTACCTGGACAATTTGCCGGCCGGATTATTCCGCGACATGAGCAATCTGAGCAAACTGAGCCTGCGCAACAACTCTCTGACAGGAATGGACAGAGATCTCTTTCAG GGTTTGGGGGGTCTCCAGAGTCTCGATCTTTCACTCAACGGCCTGGCGTCGGTTCCTTTGGGGGTCTTGGACGAGCTCCATGGTCTCAG GTGGCTGTCCCTGGCCGGTAATCGTCTTCGCGGCTTGGAGAGGGCGGCGTTCGAGCCCCTCGCCCGCCTGCAGCACCTGGAGCTGGGACACAACCCCTGGGAATGCGATTGCAACCTACGGGAGTTCAAACACTGGATGGAGTGGCTACTGTACCGAG GCGGAAAGGTGGATGCGGTGGAGTGCACGCTCCCCAAAGACCTGCGGGGGCGAGACATCCGCGGCGTTCCCGTGGAGATGTTCAACTACTGCCTCCAGCTGGAAGACGAGAACGGCGGAGGCGGAGCCGACGGATCCCGAAGAGGTCCTCCCTGCGGCAGGGGCGGCGCCGTCGACCCCAGCGGGGCGCCGTCGATTTCCGGCGGCGATGACTCGCCTTCGCGAGGGGGCGGGGCCGGCGGCGGAGACGCCCCGGCCGATTGCGTGCGCGCTCGCTACCGTCCCGCCAGCGTGCGGCGGGCCATCGGCACGGTGGTGATCGCCGGCGTGGTGTGCGGGATCGTCTGCATCATGATGGTGGTGGCGGCCGCGTACGGTTGCATCTACGCCTCGCTGATGGCCAAGTACCAGCGAGAGCTGAAGAAGAGGCAGCCGCTCATGGGAGACAGCGAGGCGGACGCGGACGATCGCGAGGAGAAACAGATCTCGTCGGTGGCGTAG